A single window of Calonectris borealis chromosome 31, bCalBor7.hap1.2, whole genome shotgun sequence DNA harbors:
- the NIBAN3 gene encoding protein Niban 3 isoform X5, which yields MIWRGARQKSAAGRRSWKPARGPSPLRRARLPASALRPKMGGRCSSPLSGRQRRYLRGRADATVRNFVPYYRRQLATALLRRVSGERDPRGKPAPQLLPSELRGPPDAALHQGLLSQYDGDSCSWQENYFVLLGDFTLQWFESEEALRKGCEPRGSTALSGYLLLSSHGEYAEWLVGLCQGLAGGSPFPDPPGEFLFFLYHPFRRHLCLCAASAGSRRIWRAALRDAIRYRGTELQRRDSLEAEAFLEAVRFYRQERGRYGAGDLLLGPEPEILGNVLMEDLLPVLRSQVLPSIRGSERRRQQLWLQFLQEVYTLVLGEISSEFEGFQKEKEKLQIELEKKIRPDLDQMLTLKDQIASKLRAAVQSPAESCCGRDVEPHLERVTQDLLRPVSAGVEAVRSLFARRVDEMIGLVRSSPVAILREELLALGRTPWQPDVMHPCYEEADAYRESLRGLEERFGFRGVASLVLGAQNLMQQLMQDATRTFQQLSQQHLGRAGARRPLTPTLAKVKERVLKKFDCDSSSLRKRFAQEWLVRIFLPFLLKRLESGCKLMLPLVRSRIPRLN from the exons ATGATCTGGAGGGGAGCGAGACAGAAAAGCGCTGCCGGGCGGAGAAGCTGGAAGCCGGCACGTGGCCCGTCCCCCCTCCGCCGCGCCCGGCTGCCAGCGAGCGCGCTGAGGCCGAAGATGGGAGGAAGGTGTTCGAGCCCTCTGAGCGGGAGGCAGCGCAGGTATCTGAGAG GTCGCGCAGACGCCACCGTGAGGAACTTCGTGCCCTATTACCGGAGGCAGCTGGCGACGGCCCTTCTGAGACGGGTCTCGGGGGAGCGGGACCCCCGCGGCAAACCGGCCCCGCAGCTCCTGCCGAGCGAG CTCCGGGGGCCGCCCGACGCCGCTCTGCACCAGGGATTGCTCTCCCAGTACGACGGCGATtcctgcagctggcaggagaaTTACTTCGTCCTCCTCGGAGATTTTACCCTGCAGTGGTTCGAAAGCGAAGAG GCCCTGAGGAAAGGCTGCGAGCCCAGAGGCTCCACCGCTCTCTCTGGCTACCTGCTGCTGTCTTCGCACGGCGAATACGCCGAATGGCTCGTCGGTCTGTGCCAGGGGCTCGCAG gTGGCAGCCCCTTCCCCGACCCGCCGGGAgagtttctgtttttcctctacCACCCCTTCCGGAGGCACCTCTGCCTCTGCGCAGCCTCGGCGGGATCGCGGCGGATCTGGAGGGCCGCTCTTCGCGACGCCATTCGCTACCGCGGTACGG AATTACAGAGGAGGGATTCCCTGGAAGCGGAGGCGTTCCTCGAGGCTGTGCGGTTTTACCGGCAAGAGAGAGGCCGCTACGGGGCAGGGGATCTTCTCCTGGGGCCGGAGCCGGAG ATCCTCGGAAACGTGCTGATGGAGGATCTGCTGCCGGTGCTGCGCTCTCAGGTGCTCCCGAGCATCAGAGGCTCggaaaggaggaggcagcagctctggctccAG TTTCTCCAGGAGGTTTACACCCTGGTCCTCGGCGAAATCTCCAGCGAATTCGAAGGTtttcagaaggagaaggaaaaactaCAGATTGAGCTGGAGAAGAAGATTCGCCCCGACCTGGATCAGATGCTGACTCTGAAGGATCAGATAGCCAGCAAACTCCGAG CCGCGGTGCAGAGCCCGGCGGAGTCGTGCTGCGGCCGGGACGTGGAGCCTCACCTGGAGCGCGTGACGCAGGATCTGCTGCGTCCCGTCAGCGCGGGAGTCGAGGCGGTTCGCTCGCTCTTTGCCCGGAGGGTGGATGAGATGATCGGGCTCGTCCGGAGCTCTCCCGTCGCGATCCTGCGGGAAGAG CTTCTGGCGCTGGGGAGGACGCCCTGGCAGCCCGACGTCATGCACCCGTGCTACGAGGAGGCCGACGCCTATCGGGAAAGCCTGCGCGGGCTCGAGGAGCGGTTTGGCTTCCGCGGCGTGGCCAGCCTGGTCCTCGGCGCTCAGAACCTCATGCAGCAA CTGATGCAGGACGCCACCCGCACCTTCCAGCAGCTCTCGCAGCAGCACctcggccgggcgggcgcccgccgcccgctcacCCCGACGCTGGCGAAAGTCAAAGAGCGGGTGCTGAAG AAGTTTGACTGCGACAGCAGCTCTCTCCGGAAGCGGTTCGCTCAGGAGTGGCTGGTCCggattttccttccttttctgctgaAGCGTTTGGAGTCGGGATGCAAACTG ATGTTGCCCTTGGTCCGTTCCAGAATCCCAAGGCTGAATTAG
- the COLGALT1 gene encoding procollagen galactosyltransferase 1 encodes MAAARPWPLLLLALAAGPGPGPGPGPAGGYFPEERWSPESPLRPPRVAVALLARNAAHALPAALGALERLRHPKERTALWVAVDHSVDNTTALLREWLVRVRGLYHRVEWRPMEEPRSYPDEEGPKHWSPSRYEHVMKLRQAALDSARAIWADYLLFLDADNVLTNPDTLGLLMAENKTVVAPMLDSRAAYSNFWCGMTAQGYYRRTPAYLPIRKRERRGCFAVPMVHSTFLLDLRKEASRALAFYPPHPDYTWAFDDIIVFAFACRQAEVQMFVCNREVYGFLPVPLRSHSTLRDEAESFLHVQLEIMVKHPPAEPSPHVWVPPKVPDKMGFDEVFMINLKRRADRRERMLRTLYEQEIACKLVEAVDGKAMNSSEVEALGIRMLPGYKDPYHGRPLTKGELGCFLSHYRVWQEIVARGLGKSVVFEDDLRFEIFFKRRLMNLMHDLEAEGLPWDLIYIGRKRMQVERPEKSVPRVRNLVEADYSYWTLGYVLSLPGARKLLAAEPLAKMLPVDEFLPVMFDKHPLADYTKHFAKRDLVAFSAEPLLVFPTHYTGEEGYVSDTETSVVWDDEATATDWDRAKSQKMKEQQELRREAQNSDVLQSPLDSAARDEL; translated from the exons atggcggcggcgcggccgtggccgctgctgctgctggcgctggcggcggggccggggccggggccggggccggggccggcgggcgggtaCTTCCCCGAGGAGCGCTGGAGCCCCGAGTCGCCGCTGCGGCCGCCACGCGTGGCCGTGGCGCTGCTGGCGCGGAACGCGGCCCACGCGCTGCCCGCCGCGCTGGGGGCGCTGGAGCGGCTGCGGCACCCTAAGGAGCGGACGGCGCTCTG GGTGGCGGTGGATCACAGCGTGGACAACACGACGGCGCTGCTGCGGGAGTGGCTGGTGCGGGTGCGGGGGCTCTACCACCGCGTGGAGTGGCGGCCCATGGAGGAGCCGCG GTCCTACCCCGACGAGGAGGGCCCCAAGCACTGGTCCCCCTCCCGCTACGAGCACGTGATGAAGCTGCGTCAGGCGGCGCTGGACTCCGCCCGCGCCATCTGGGCCGACTACCTGCTG TTCCTGGACGCCGACAACGTCCTGACCAACCCCGACACGCTGGGGCTGCTGATGGCGGAGAACAAGACGGTGGTGGCGCCCATGCTGGACTCGCGCGCCGCCTACTCCAACTTCTGGTGCGGGATGACGGCGCAG GGTTACTACAGGCGGACGCCGGCCTACCTGCCCATCCGGAAGCGGGAGCGCCGGGGCTGCTTCGCGGTGCCCATGGTGCACTCCACCTTCCTGCTGGACCTGCGGAAGGAGGCCTCGCGGGCGCTCGCCTTCTACCCGCCCCACCCCGACTACACCTGGGCCTTCGACGACATCATCGTCTTCGCCTTCGCCTGCCGGCAGGCGG AGGTCCAGATGTTCGTCTGCAACCGGGAGGTGTACGGGTTCCTGCCGGTGCCGCTGCGCTCCCACAGCACCCTGCGGGACGAGGCCGAGAGCTTCCTGCACGTCCAGCTGGAGATCATGg TGAAGCACCCGCCGGCGGAGCCGTCCCCGCacgtctgggtgccccccaaggTCCCCGACAAGATGGGCTTCGACGAG gTTTTCATGATTAACCTGAAGCGGCGGGCGGACCGTCGGGAGCGGATGCTGCGGACGCTCTACGAGCAGGAGATCGCCTGCAAGCTGGTGGAGGCGGTGGACGGCAA GGCCATGAACAGCAGCGAGGTGGAGGCGCTGGGCATTCGGATGCTGCCGGGGTACAAGGACCCCTACCACGGGCGGCCGCTCACCAAGGGGGAGCTGGGCTGCTTCCTCAGCCACTACCGCGTCTGGCAGGAG ATCGTGGCGCGGGGGCTGGGGAAGTCGGTGGTGTTCGAGGACGACCTGCGCTTCGAGATCTTCTTCAAGCGCCGCCTGATGAACCTGATGCACGACCTGGAGGCCGAGGGGCTGCCCTGGGACCTGAT TTACATCGGGAGGAAGCGGATGCAGGTGGAACGTCCGGAAAAATCGGTGCCGCGAGTGAGGAACCTGGTGGAAGCGGATTATTCCTACTGGACGCTGGGCTACGTCCTCTCGCTGCCGGGCGCCCGCAAGCTGCTGGCGGCCGAGCCGCTGGCCAAGATGCTGCCGGTCGACGAGTTCCTGCCCGTCATGTTCGACAAACACCCGCT cgCCGACTACACCAAACACTTCGCCAAGCGGGATTTGGTGGCGTTTTCGGCGGAGCCGCTGCTGGTGTTCCCCACCCACTACACGGGGGAGGAGGGGTACGTCAGCGACACCGAGACCTCGGTGGTGTGGGACGACGAGGCCACCGCCACCGACTGGGACCGCGCCAAGTCCCAGAAGatgaaggagcagcaggagctgcggCGGGAGGCCCAGAACTCCGACGTGCTCCAGTCCCCCCTCGACAGCGCCGCGCGGGACGAGCTATGA
- the NIBAN3 gene encoding protein Niban 3 isoform X1: MIWRGARQKSAAGRRSWKPARGPSPLRRARLPASALRPKMGGRCSSPLSGRQRRYLRGRADATVRNFVPYYRRQLATALLRRVSGERDPRGKPAPQLLPSELRGPPDAALHQGLLSQYDGDSCSWQENYFVLLGDFTLQWFESEEALRKGCEPRGSTALSGYLLLSSHGEYAEWLVGLCQGLAGGSPFPDPPGEFLFFLYHPFRRHLCLCAASAGSRRIWRAALRDAIRYRGTELQRRDSLEAEAFLEAVRFYRQERGRYGAGDLLLGPEPEILGNVLMEDLLPVLRSQVLPSIRGSERRRQQLWLQFLQEVYTLVLGEISSEFEGFQKEKEKLQIELEKKIRPDLDQMLTLKDQIASKLRAAVQSPAESCCGRDVEPHLERVTQDLLRPVSAGVEAVRSLFARRVDEMIGLVRSSPVAILREELLALGRTPWQPDVMHPCYEEADAYRESLRGLEERFGFRGVASLVLGAQNLMQQLMQDATRTFQQLSQQHLGRAGARRPLTPTLAKVKERVLKKFDCDSSSLRKRFAQEWLVRIFLPFLLKRLESGCKLELPRYESFVFADFSGIVNLENIYEETVLAALLRAVGKAGGAALPGERSPVKILTVAKSSPPLFCRRQILGAF, encoded by the exons ATGATCTGGAGGGGAGCGAGACAGAAAAGCGCTGCCGGGCGGAGAAGCTGGAAGCCGGCACGTGGCCCGTCCCCCCTCCGCCGCGCCCGGCTGCCAGCGAGCGCGCTGAGGCCGAAGATGGGAGGAAGGTGTTCGAGCCCTCTGAGCGGGAGGCAGCGCAGGTATCTGAGAG GTCGCGCAGACGCCACCGTGAGGAACTTCGTGCCCTATTACCGGAGGCAGCTGGCGACGGCCCTTCTGAGACGGGTCTCGGGGGAGCGGGACCCCCGCGGCAAACCGGCCCCGCAGCTCCTGCCGAGCGAG CTCCGGGGGCCGCCCGACGCCGCTCTGCACCAGGGATTGCTCTCCCAGTACGACGGCGATtcctgcagctggcaggagaaTTACTTCGTCCTCCTCGGAGATTTTACCCTGCAGTGGTTCGAAAGCGAAGAG GCCCTGAGGAAAGGCTGCGAGCCCAGAGGCTCCACCGCTCTCTCTGGCTACCTGCTGCTGTCTTCGCACGGCGAATACGCCGAATGGCTCGTCGGTCTGTGCCAGGGGCTCGCAG gTGGCAGCCCCTTCCCCGACCCGCCGGGAgagtttctgtttttcctctacCACCCCTTCCGGAGGCACCTCTGCCTCTGCGCAGCCTCGGCGGGATCGCGGCGGATCTGGAGGGCCGCTCTTCGCGACGCCATTCGCTACCGCGGTACGG AATTACAGAGGAGGGATTCCCTGGAAGCGGAGGCGTTCCTCGAGGCTGTGCGGTTTTACCGGCAAGAGAGAGGCCGCTACGGGGCAGGGGATCTTCTCCTGGGGCCGGAGCCGGAG ATCCTCGGAAACGTGCTGATGGAGGATCTGCTGCCGGTGCTGCGCTCTCAGGTGCTCCCGAGCATCAGAGGCTCggaaaggaggaggcagcagctctggctccAG TTTCTCCAGGAGGTTTACACCCTGGTCCTCGGCGAAATCTCCAGCGAATTCGAAGGTtttcagaaggagaaggaaaaactaCAGATTGAGCTGGAGAAGAAGATTCGCCCCGACCTGGATCAGATGCTGACTCTGAAGGATCAGATAGCCAGCAAACTCCGAG CCGCGGTGCAGAGCCCGGCGGAGTCGTGCTGCGGCCGGGACGTGGAGCCTCACCTGGAGCGCGTGACGCAGGATCTGCTGCGTCCCGTCAGCGCGGGAGTCGAGGCGGTTCGCTCGCTCTTTGCCCGGAGGGTGGATGAGATGATCGGGCTCGTCCGGAGCTCTCCCGTCGCGATCCTGCGGGAAGAG CTTCTGGCGCTGGGGAGGACGCCCTGGCAGCCCGACGTCATGCACCCGTGCTACGAGGAGGCCGACGCCTATCGGGAAAGCCTGCGCGGGCTCGAGGAGCGGTTTGGCTTCCGCGGCGTGGCCAGCCTGGTCCTCGGCGCTCAGAACCTCATGCAGCAA CTGATGCAGGACGCCACCCGCACCTTCCAGCAGCTCTCGCAGCAGCACctcggccgggcgggcgcccgccgcccgctcacCCCGACGCTGGCGAAAGTCAAAGAGCGGGTGCTGAAG AAGTTTGACTGCGACAGCAGCTCTCTCCGGAAGCGGTTCGCTCAGGAGTGGCTGGTCCggattttccttccttttctgctgaAGCGTTTGGAGTCGGGATGCAAACTG GAGCTGCCGCGGTACGAGAGCTTCGTCTTCGCCGACTTCAGCGGCATCGTTAACCTGGAAAATATTTACGAAGAGACGGTCCTGGCTGCGCTGCTGCGGGCTGTCGGCAAAGCCGGGGGGGCCGCGCTCCCCGGGGAACGCTCCCCCGTCAAAATATTGACGGTCGCCAAGTCGTCGCCGCCGCTTTTCTGTAGGCGGCAGATTCTGGGTGCTTTTTAA
- the NIBAN3 gene encoding protein Niban 3 isoform X2 has protein sequence MIWRGARQKSAAGRRSWKPARGPSPLRRARLPASALRPKMGGRCSSPLSGRQRRYLRGRADATVRNFVPYYRRQLATALLRRVSGERDPRGKPAPQLLPSELRGPPDAALHQGLLSQYDGDSCSWQENYFVLLGDFTLQWFESEEALRKGCEPRGSTALSGYLLLSSHGEYAEWLVGLCQGLAGGSPFPDPPGEFLFFLYHPFRRHLCLCAASAGSRRIWRAALRDAIRYRELQRRDSLEAEAFLEAVRFYRQERGRYGAGDLLLGPEPEILGNVLMEDLLPVLRSQVLPSIRGSERRRQQLWLQFLQEVYTLVLGEISSEFEGFQKEKEKLQIELEKKIRPDLDQMLTLKDQIASKLRAAVQSPAESCCGRDVEPHLERVTQDLLRPVSAGVEAVRSLFARRVDEMIGLVRSSPVAILREELLALGRTPWQPDVMHPCYEEADAYRESLRGLEERFGFRGVASLVLGAQNLMQQLMQDATRTFQQLSQQHLGRAGARRPLTPTLAKVKERVLKKFDCDSSSLRKRFAQEWLVRIFLPFLLKRLESGCKLELPRYESFVFADFSGIVNLENIYEETVLAALLRAVGKAGGAALPGERSPVKILTVAKSSPPLFCRRQILGAF, from the exons ATGATCTGGAGGGGAGCGAGACAGAAAAGCGCTGCCGGGCGGAGAAGCTGGAAGCCGGCACGTGGCCCGTCCCCCCTCCGCCGCGCCCGGCTGCCAGCGAGCGCGCTGAGGCCGAAGATGGGAGGAAGGTGTTCGAGCCCTCTGAGCGGGAGGCAGCGCAGGTATCTGAGAG GTCGCGCAGACGCCACCGTGAGGAACTTCGTGCCCTATTACCGGAGGCAGCTGGCGACGGCCCTTCTGAGACGGGTCTCGGGGGAGCGGGACCCCCGCGGCAAACCGGCCCCGCAGCTCCTGCCGAGCGAG CTCCGGGGGCCGCCCGACGCCGCTCTGCACCAGGGATTGCTCTCCCAGTACGACGGCGATtcctgcagctggcaggagaaTTACTTCGTCCTCCTCGGAGATTTTACCCTGCAGTGGTTCGAAAGCGAAGAG GCCCTGAGGAAAGGCTGCGAGCCCAGAGGCTCCACCGCTCTCTCTGGCTACCTGCTGCTGTCTTCGCACGGCGAATACGCCGAATGGCTCGTCGGTCTGTGCCAGGGGCTCGCAG gTGGCAGCCCCTTCCCCGACCCGCCGGGAgagtttctgtttttcctctacCACCCCTTCCGGAGGCACCTCTGCCTCTGCGCAGCCTCGGCGGGATCGCGGCGGATCTGGAGGGCCGCTCTTCGCGACGCCATTCGCTACCGCG AATTACAGAGGAGGGATTCCCTGGAAGCGGAGGCGTTCCTCGAGGCTGTGCGGTTTTACCGGCAAGAGAGAGGCCGCTACGGGGCAGGGGATCTTCTCCTGGGGCCGGAGCCGGAG ATCCTCGGAAACGTGCTGATGGAGGATCTGCTGCCGGTGCTGCGCTCTCAGGTGCTCCCGAGCATCAGAGGCTCggaaaggaggaggcagcagctctggctccAG TTTCTCCAGGAGGTTTACACCCTGGTCCTCGGCGAAATCTCCAGCGAATTCGAAGGTtttcagaaggagaaggaaaaactaCAGATTGAGCTGGAGAAGAAGATTCGCCCCGACCTGGATCAGATGCTGACTCTGAAGGATCAGATAGCCAGCAAACTCCGAG CCGCGGTGCAGAGCCCGGCGGAGTCGTGCTGCGGCCGGGACGTGGAGCCTCACCTGGAGCGCGTGACGCAGGATCTGCTGCGTCCCGTCAGCGCGGGAGTCGAGGCGGTTCGCTCGCTCTTTGCCCGGAGGGTGGATGAGATGATCGGGCTCGTCCGGAGCTCTCCCGTCGCGATCCTGCGGGAAGAG CTTCTGGCGCTGGGGAGGACGCCCTGGCAGCCCGACGTCATGCACCCGTGCTACGAGGAGGCCGACGCCTATCGGGAAAGCCTGCGCGGGCTCGAGGAGCGGTTTGGCTTCCGCGGCGTGGCCAGCCTGGTCCTCGGCGCTCAGAACCTCATGCAGCAA CTGATGCAGGACGCCACCCGCACCTTCCAGCAGCTCTCGCAGCAGCACctcggccgggcgggcgcccgccgcccgctcacCCCGACGCTGGCGAAAGTCAAAGAGCGGGTGCTGAAG AAGTTTGACTGCGACAGCAGCTCTCTCCGGAAGCGGTTCGCTCAGGAGTGGCTGGTCCggattttccttccttttctgctgaAGCGTTTGGAGTCGGGATGCAAACTG GAGCTGCCGCGGTACGAGAGCTTCGTCTTCGCCGACTTCAGCGGCATCGTTAACCTGGAAAATATTTACGAAGAGACGGTCCTGGCTGCGCTGCTGCGGGCTGTCGGCAAAGCCGGGGGGGCCGCGCTCCCCGGGGAACGCTCCCCCGTCAAAATATTGACGGTCGCCAAGTCGTCGCCGCCGCTTTTCTGTAGGCGGCAGATTCTGGGTGCTTTTTAA
- the NIBAN3 gene encoding protein Niban 3 isoform X4: MIWRGARQKSAAGRRSWKPARGPSPLRRARLPASALRPKMGGRCSSPLSGRQRRYLRGRADATVRNFVPYYRRQLATALLRRVSGERDPRGKPAPQLLPSELRGPPDAALHQGLLSQYDGDSCSWQENYFVLLGDFTLQWFESEEALRKGCEPRGSTALSGYLLLSSHGEYAEWLVGLCQGLAELQRRDSLEAEAFLEAVRFYRQERGRYGAGDLLLGPEPEILGNVLMEDLLPVLRSQVLPSIRGSERRRQQLWLQFLQEVYTLVLGEISSEFEGFQKEKEKLQIELEKKIRPDLDQMLTLKDQIASKLRAAVQSPAESCCGRDVEPHLERVTQDLLRPVSAGVEAVRSLFARRVDEMIGLVRSSPVAILREELLALGRTPWQPDVMHPCYEEADAYRESLRGLEERFGFRGVASLVLGAQNLMQQLMQDATRTFQQLSQQHLGRAGARRPLTPTLAKVKERVLKKFDCDSSSLRKRFAQEWLVRIFLPFLLKRLESGCKLELPRYESFVFADFSGIVNLENIYEETVLAALLRAVGKAGGAALPGERSPVKILTVAKSSPPLFCRRQILGAF, from the exons ATGATCTGGAGGGGAGCGAGACAGAAAAGCGCTGCCGGGCGGAGAAGCTGGAAGCCGGCACGTGGCCCGTCCCCCCTCCGCCGCGCCCGGCTGCCAGCGAGCGCGCTGAGGCCGAAGATGGGAGGAAGGTGTTCGAGCCCTCTGAGCGGGAGGCAGCGCAGGTATCTGAGAG GTCGCGCAGACGCCACCGTGAGGAACTTCGTGCCCTATTACCGGAGGCAGCTGGCGACGGCCCTTCTGAGACGGGTCTCGGGGGAGCGGGACCCCCGCGGCAAACCGGCCCCGCAGCTCCTGCCGAGCGAG CTCCGGGGGCCGCCCGACGCCGCTCTGCACCAGGGATTGCTCTCCCAGTACGACGGCGATtcctgcagctggcaggagaaTTACTTCGTCCTCCTCGGAGATTTTACCCTGCAGTGGTTCGAAAGCGAAGAG GCCCTGAGGAAAGGCTGCGAGCCCAGAGGCTCCACCGCTCTCTCTGGCTACCTGCTGCTGTCTTCGCACGGCGAATACGCCGAATGGCTCGTCGGTCTGTGCCAGGGGCTCGCAG AATTACAGAGGAGGGATTCCCTGGAAGCGGAGGCGTTCCTCGAGGCTGTGCGGTTTTACCGGCAAGAGAGAGGCCGCTACGGGGCAGGGGATCTTCTCCTGGGGCCGGAGCCGGAG ATCCTCGGAAACGTGCTGATGGAGGATCTGCTGCCGGTGCTGCGCTCTCAGGTGCTCCCGAGCATCAGAGGCTCggaaaggaggaggcagcagctctggctccAG TTTCTCCAGGAGGTTTACACCCTGGTCCTCGGCGAAATCTCCAGCGAATTCGAAGGTtttcagaaggagaaggaaaaactaCAGATTGAGCTGGAGAAGAAGATTCGCCCCGACCTGGATCAGATGCTGACTCTGAAGGATCAGATAGCCAGCAAACTCCGAG CCGCGGTGCAGAGCCCGGCGGAGTCGTGCTGCGGCCGGGACGTGGAGCCTCACCTGGAGCGCGTGACGCAGGATCTGCTGCGTCCCGTCAGCGCGGGAGTCGAGGCGGTTCGCTCGCTCTTTGCCCGGAGGGTGGATGAGATGATCGGGCTCGTCCGGAGCTCTCCCGTCGCGATCCTGCGGGAAGAG CTTCTGGCGCTGGGGAGGACGCCCTGGCAGCCCGACGTCATGCACCCGTGCTACGAGGAGGCCGACGCCTATCGGGAAAGCCTGCGCGGGCTCGAGGAGCGGTTTGGCTTCCGCGGCGTGGCCAGCCTGGTCCTCGGCGCTCAGAACCTCATGCAGCAA CTGATGCAGGACGCCACCCGCACCTTCCAGCAGCTCTCGCAGCAGCACctcggccgggcgggcgcccgccgcccgctcacCCCGACGCTGGCGAAAGTCAAAGAGCGGGTGCTGAAG AAGTTTGACTGCGACAGCAGCTCTCTCCGGAAGCGGTTCGCTCAGGAGTGGCTGGTCCggattttccttccttttctgctgaAGCGTTTGGAGTCGGGATGCAAACTG GAGCTGCCGCGGTACGAGAGCTTCGTCTTCGCCGACTTCAGCGGCATCGTTAACCTGGAAAATATTTACGAAGAGACGGTCCTGGCTGCGCTGCTGCGGGCTGTCGGCAAAGCCGGGGGGGCCGCGCTCCCCGGGGAACGCTCCCCCGTCAAAATATTGACGGTCGCCAAGTCGTCGCCGCCGCTTTTCTGTAGGCGGCAGATTCTGGGTGCTTTTTAA
- the NIBAN3 gene encoding protein Niban 3 isoform X3 yields the protein MIWRGARQKSAAGRRSWKPARGPSPLRRARLPASALRPKMGGRCSSPLSGRQRRYLRGRADATVRNFVPYYRRQLATALLRRVSGERDPRGKPAPQLLPSEALRKGCEPRGSTALSGYLLLSSHGEYAEWLVGLCQGLAGGSPFPDPPGEFLFFLYHPFRRHLCLCAASAGSRRIWRAALRDAIRYRGTELQRRDSLEAEAFLEAVRFYRQERGRYGAGDLLLGPEPEILGNVLMEDLLPVLRSQVLPSIRGSERRRQQLWLQFLQEVYTLVLGEISSEFEGFQKEKEKLQIELEKKIRPDLDQMLTLKDQIASKLRAAVQSPAESCCGRDVEPHLERVTQDLLRPVSAGVEAVRSLFARRVDEMIGLVRSSPVAILREELLALGRTPWQPDVMHPCYEEADAYRESLRGLEERFGFRGVASLVLGAQNLMQQLMQDATRTFQQLSQQHLGRAGARRPLTPTLAKVKERVLKKFDCDSSSLRKRFAQEWLVRIFLPFLLKRLESGCKLELPRYESFVFADFSGIVNLENIYEETVLAALLRAVGKAGGAALPGERSPVKILTVAKSSPPLFCRRQILGAF from the exons ATGATCTGGAGGGGAGCGAGACAGAAAAGCGCTGCCGGGCGGAGAAGCTGGAAGCCGGCACGTGGCCCGTCCCCCCTCCGCCGCGCCCGGCTGCCAGCGAGCGCGCTGAGGCCGAAGATGGGAGGAAGGTGTTCGAGCCCTCTGAGCGGGAGGCAGCGCAGGTATCTGAGAG GTCGCGCAGACGCCACCGTGAGGAACTTCGTGCCCTATTACCGGAGGCAGCTGGCGACGGCCCTTCTGAGACGGGTCTCGGGGGAGCGGGACCCCCGCGGCAAACCGGCCCCGCAGCTCCTGCCGAGCGAG GCCCTGAGGAAAGGCTGCGAGCCCAGAGGCTCCACCGCTCTCTCTGGCTACCTGCTGCTGTCTTCGCACGGCGAATACGCCGAATGGCTCGTCGGTCTGTGCCAGGGGCTCGCAG gTGGCAGCCCCTTCCCCGACCCGCCGGGAgagtttctgtttttcctctacCACCCCTTCCGGAGGCACCTCTGCCTCTGCGCAGCCTCGGCGGGATCGCGGCGGATCTGGAGGGCCGCTCTTCGCGACGCCATTCGCTACCGCGGTACGG AATTACAGAGGAGGGATTCCCTGGAAGCGGAGGCGTTCCTCGAGGCTGTGCGGTTTTACCGGCAAGAGAGAGGCCGCTACGGGGCAGGGGATCTTCTCCTGGGGCCGGAGCCGGAG ATCCTCGGAAACGTGCTGATGGAGGATCTGCTGCCGGTGCTGCGCTCTCAGGTGCTCCCGAGCATCAGAGGCTCggaaaggaggaggcagcagctctggctccAG TTTCTCCAGGAGGTTTACACCCTGGTCCTCGGCGAAATCTCCAGCGAATTCGAAGGTtttcagaaggagaaggaaaaactaCAGATTGAGCTGGAGAAGAAGATTCGCCCCGACCTGGATCAGATGCTGACTCTGAAGGATCAGATAGCCAGCAAACTCCGAG CCGCGGTGCAGAGCCCGGCGGAGTCGTGCTGCGGCCGGGACGTGGAGCCTCACCTGGAGCGCGTGACGCAGGATCTGCTGCGTCCCGTCAGCGCGGGAGTCGAGGCGGTTCGCTCGCTCTTTGCCCGGAGGGTGGATGAGATGATCGGGCTCGTCCGGAGCTCTCCCGTCGCGATCCTGCGGGAAGAG CTTCTGGCGCTGGGGAGGACGCCCTGGCAGCCCGACGTCATGCACCCGTGCTACGAGGAGGCCGACGCCTATCGGGAAAGCCTGCGCGGGCTCGAGGAGCGGTTTGGCTTCCGCGGCGTGGCCAGCCTGGTCCTCGGCGCTCAGAACCTCATGCAGCAA CTGATGCAGGACGCCACCCGCACCTTCCAGCAGCTCTCGCAGCAGCACctcggccgggcgggcgcccgccgcccgctcacCCCGACGCTGGCGAAAGTCAAAGAGCGGGTGCTGAAG AAGTTTGACTGCGACAGCAGCTCTCTCCGGAAGCGGTTCGCTCAGGAGTGGCTGGTCCggattttccttccttttctgctgaAGCGTTTGGAGTCGGGATGCAAACTG GAGCTGCCGCGGTACGAGAGCTTCGTCTTCGCCGACTTCAGCGGCATCGTTAACCTGGAAAATATTTACGAAGAGACGGTCCTGGCTGCGCTGCTGCGGGCTGTCGGCAAAGCCGGGGGGGCCGCGCTCCCCGGGGAACGCTCCCCCGTCAAAATATTGACGGTCGCCAAGTCGTCGCCGCCGCTTTTCTGTAGGCGGCAGATTCTGGGTGCTTTTTAA